Proteins found in one Planctomycetaceae bacterium genomic segment:
- a CDS encoding DUF309 domain-containing protein, translating to MDSNTSKASETSHFDDPRIDEGICLFNQREFFACHDVLEDYWQELTCREKPFFQGLIQAAVALFHFEERNLGGALRMYTSCRAYMAEFEPEIAGINVTQLLSDLEICFAELNKPHESYPFHVQLNPEFIPIIQRN from the coding sequence ATGGATTCGAACACAAGCAAAGCCTCGGAAACCAGCCACTTCGACGACCCGCGCATCGACGAAGGAATTTGCTTGTTCAATCAGCGAGAATTCTTTGCATGTCATGACGTACTGGAAGACTACTGGCAGGAATTAACCTGTCGTGAAAAACCATTTTTTCAGGGCTTGATTCAGGCCGCAGTCGCCCTGTTTCACTTCGAAGAGCGGAATCTGGGAGGCGCTCTGCGAATGTACACTTCCTGCCGTGCCTACATGGCGGAATTCGAACCCGAGATCGCCGGCATCAATGTCACCCAGCTGCTTTCAGACCTCGAAATTTGCTTTGCTGAACTCAACAAGCCGCATGAAAGTTACCCGTTTCACGTTCAACTGAATCCGGAATTCATCCCGATAATTCAGCGGAATTAG
- the nth gene encoding endonuclease III produces the protein MAKKSAKSRSSEETISATTTASGQPPKKKSRRAVASRKVPRKAAPRKATPRKATPRKAASARKISSKDSGLSLEERRELGKSVISGLAKLYPRAVCALKHESPFQLLVATILSAQCTDERVNLTTPALFRKYPDAYALAKGTQEDVESIIKSLGFFRNKATNIRGMAQGLVERFDGQVPQTLAEIITLPGVGRKTGNVVLGTCFGISSGVVVDTHVTRITNLLGLTTSKNAEIIEREMMELIPRKEWINFSHRLVYHGRQVCIARRPKCTTCSLLSVCQRNGLKPLVEEN, from the coding sequence GTGGCCAAGAAATCTGCAAAATCCAGGTCTTCCGAAGAGACTATTTCTGCGACGACGACTGCTTCCGGACAACCACCCAAAAAGAAGAGTCGGCGGGCAGTCGCGTCCAGAAAAGTCCCCAGGAAAGCGGCACCCAGGAAAGCGACACCCCGGAAAGCGACACCCCGGAAGGCGGCTTCGGCCAGAAAAATCTCATCAAAGGATTCCGGTCTTTCTCTTGAAGAGCGTCGGGAACTCGGAAAATCGGTGATTTCCGGGCTCGCCAAATTATATCCCAGGGCTGTTTGCGCGCTGAAACATGAATCTCCGTTTCAGTTGCTGGTGGCGACAATTCTTTCGGCCCAGTGTACTGATGAACGAGTGAATTTGACGACGCCGGCTTTGTTTCGAAAGTACCCTGACGCCTATGCGCTGGCAAAAGGGACTCAGGAAGACGTGGAAAGCATTATCAAGTCTCTGGGCTTCTTCCGGAATAAGGCAACGAACATCCGAGGCATGGCTCAGGGGTTGGTTGAACGATTCGATGGTCAGGTTCCTCAAACGCTCGCTGAGATCATTACGCTTCCGGGAGTGGGGCGAAAAACCGGCAATGTGGTGCTGGGAACCTGTTTTGGAATTTCGTCCGGTGTTGTCGTGGATACACATGTGACGCGGATCACGAATCTGCTTGGACTGACGACTTCGAAGAATGCAGAGATCATCGAACGGGAAATGATGGAGCTGATTCCCCGGAAGGAATGGATCAACTTTTCTCACCGCCTTGTCTACCACGGTCGGCAGGTGTGCATTGCTCGCCGCCCGAAATGCACCACCTGCAGCCTGCTGAGTGTGTGCCAGCGAAACGGTCTGAAGCCGCTGGTCGAGGAAAACTGA